AAAGAATGATGGTAACAAGACACTAACATGCCTACTGGTCCTACACCAAGACTTTCAGCAGAGAACTGAAGCAAAACTGCCTACCAATCCTATGCTAAGACCTTCAGCAAGATGTCAAATGCAAAAAAGTAGAGAAGATATGAGGATATATGTACTAAATCTACTTAAGGAGTCCTAATATCATCAGATGATGATTTGAGTAGTCCTATTATCATCAGATGATGATCAGTCTCATAGCACAGGCTTCTTGTCCCTTCTGTCTTTCAAGTACAAGTGCTCCTGTTCTCTCTGTTTTGGCTGCTCCAaggtggaaggaaaaaaagaattcaTACTTTAATTGCTGGGAAGTTGAAATGAATCAACGCATAGACATCAAAGTACgaattctcttttctctctctgccTTCTTAGCACTTGGGGTTCTCTTTAGCTTCTGCAGTTCCTCCATCACCACTTTCTCAACAGTGTCAATCGAGTTCAAGAGTTTCTTCTGAGGTGTGAGAAACTCTGATTCTCCAGCATTCTGATTAGTGATTCCGAGCAGAATCTTTGGCACTTTACCAACAGCAGGTGTACGAGGCTTGACACCAACAGCTAGATTTGGAGAGATCATAGAGACATCGTGCTTGAGTTGAGCACCAGACTGTGTCACAGAAGGGTCAAGAACCCTTTGGCCCTCAGGTATAGGACTCTCAATTTGTAGGCCTTCGGCATCTCCCAGTAGAGCTCTTCTCCTTTCAATTGCCTAACACAAGCAAAATGCAACCCACTTCCAATCAG
The DNA window shown above is from Quercus lobata isolate SW786 chromosome 7, ValleyOak3.0 Primary Assembly, whole genome shotgun sequence and carries:
- the LOC115952236 gene encoding protein POLYCHOME-like, translated to MPESRDRLVRPVDYAAIFARRRAPSTGILIDDPEVGRNLFGSPAPVRQVATPATRGRFIGGGRGGFGTPRNARGRNLYGTPATGQENNPRTAQRSSGRGRTTGSVLPSWYPRTPLQDITAVVRAIERRRALLGDAEGLQIESPIPEGQRVLDPSVTQSGAQLKHDVSMISPNLAVGVKPRTPAVGKVPKILLGITNQNAGESEFLTPQKKLLNSIDTVEKVVMEELQKLKRTPSAKKAEREKRIRTLMSMR